The Methanosarcina barkeri str. Wiesmoor DNA segment GCGTATGGAATCAAGAAATGCTACTCATTTGCTCGATCATGCAGAAGAACTTGGCCTGGGCAGCAAGGAATATGAATTGGTGATACTGGATGAGTGATATACTCCAAAGGGAGTTTATATATCTGTGGTACTACTTCAACATCCAATTCAACCAAATTGCAAAATATTGGGCATTTGGTATTTTCCTGGGATCGGTAATTTCCGTATTTGGTAAAGATAGGATCCATAGGTTGTTTGTTTCAATTCAAAACAAACGTCTGGGAATATTTGGAGTGGTTCCGGCAAGCCTGTTCGGAATCACCTCCCCTCTTTGTATGTACGGAACAATACCTATCGCTGCTTCATTCTCCGAAAAAGGCATGAGAGATGACTGGCTGGCTGCTTTTATGATGAGCTCTATTTTGCTGAGTCCTCAACTGCTCATTTACAGCGCCGCTCTCGGCAGGACAGCGTTTGTCATACGTTTTGTTTCATGTTTAACTTGTGGTATCCTGGCAGGGCTTTGTGTCAGGCTCTTTTTCAGGAATAGGAACTTTTTTAATTTTTCCGAATTTGCAGAACCGGCAAATCGG contains these protein-coding regions:
- a CDS encoding permease, which translates into the protein MSDILQREFIYLWYYFNIQFNQIAKYWAFGIFLGSVISVFGKDRIHRLFVSIQNKRLGIFGVVPASLFGITSPLCMYGTIPIAASFSEKGMRDDWLAAFMMSSILLSPQLLIYSAALGRTAFVIRFVSCLTCGILAGLCVRLFFRNRNFFNFSEFAEPANRDTDPNILLRLLKNIWRNIKATGGYFLIGIALSAMFQHYVPSDSFAALFGSQRGFGVLMAATIGVPLYVCGGGTIPLLVEWLHSGMSMGSAAAFMVTGPATKITNLGAVKIVLGARQFSIYLLFTILFAITTGVIIDCFL